One window of Pyrus communis chromosome 12, drPyrComm1.1, whole genome shotgun sequence genomic DNA carries:
- the LOC137710172 gene encoding U-box domain-containing protein 33-like, whose protein sequence is MYASREDEDYVPREAKEFYKIYVKAGALSPEIVKNPEIVKNREIQEEDSESPIFTERTSKHVVVNDVYVAVGKDDTDVLKWTLENAASSGSTRVFLVHVFPPVTHVPTPVGRLARSQLNEDQVRLYVKEESNKRSNLLQKYVNLCNDAKVTAETILHESNCTEESILNLIPALSITHLVIGTKRHSRRERKQLSLGEFVKNNAPGFCEASSIQKSTIFTYTGYTYIAIRFCSIVSEMNLSLTLKFFGWTVCGKAKIS, encoded by the exons ATGTACGCCTCGAGGGAAGATGAAGATTATGTTCCGAGGGAAGCCAAGGAATTTTACAAGATTTACGTTAAAGCAGGCGCGTTGTCGCCGGAGATTGTAAAGAATCCGGAGATTGTGAAGAATCGGGAGATACAAGAAGAGGATAGCGAGAGTCCTATTTTCACAGAAAGGACTAGCAAACATGTAGTCGTCAACGATGTTTATGTTGCTGTTGGCAAAGATGACACAGATGTTCTGAAATGGACGCTTGAGAATGCTGCTTCCTCCGGTAGTACTCGGGTTTTTCTTGTCCATGTCTTCCCTCCGGTCACCCACGTCCCTACACCCG TTGGAAGGTTAGCAAGGAGCCAATTAAACGAAGATCAAGTGCGATTATATGTTAAAGAAGAGAGTAACAAGAGGAGCAACCTCTTGCAGAAATACGTGAACTTGTGCAATGATGCTAAG GTAACAGCGGAAACAATACTCCACGAGAGCAATTGCACAGAAGAATCAATTCTTAATCTTATTCCTGCTCTTAGCATTACTCACCTTGTCATAGGAACAAAAAGGCATTCAAG GCGAGAGAGAAAACAATTGTCGTTAGGAGAATTTGTTAAGAACAATGCACCGGGCTTTTGTGAG GCAAGTTCAATTCAGAAATCTACTATTTTTACATATACAGGCTACACATATATTGCCATCAGGTTTTGCAGTATAGTCTCCGAAATGAATCTCTCGCTCACTCTCAAATTTTTCGGATGGACAGTTTGCGGGAAGGCCAAGATTTCTTAA
- the LOC137710572 gene encoding DEAD-box ATP-dependent RNA helicase 30-like, producing MYASDNRYADVNSYRERRSDLMGPAPAVAPQAGTAYGRGGGAAPYGGPPAAVASYSARVGGPTSGPGDFNGYPPFQPPSERFNIGQGGGNGSFGGRASNGHVGGGRGRGGIGGGGRFGGGGRGFDGGRGGGRSFGGIRGGGAGFGGGRGVGGRGGGRHGGSSRGDLDNIMLPKQDFGNLVPFEKNFHAESPSVRAMSEHDVMVYRTRREITTEGHDIPKPIQMFEDANFPDYCLEVIAKLGFVEPTPIQAQGWPMALKGRDLIGIAETGSGKTLSYLLPAVVHISAQPRLAQGEGPIALVLAPTRELAVQIQEEALKFSLRSNIRSTCIYGGAPKGPQIRDLKRGVEIVIATPGRLIDMLEAQHTNLRRVTYLVLDEADRMLDMGFEPQIRKIVSQTRPDRQTLYWSATWPREVESLARQFLRNPYKVIIGSASLKANQSINQVVEVVTEVEKYNRLIKLLKEAMVGSRMLIFVETKKGCDHVTKQLRMDGWPALSIHGDKNQAERDWVLAEFKSGRNPIMTATDVAARGLDVKDIKCVINYDFPSSLEDYVHRIGRTGRAGAAGTALTFFTHANAKFTRDLIKILQEAGQVVSPALAAMARSSGSFGGSGGNFRNGGRGGFGNRGVISGSNTVPIGYKRPW from the exons ATGTACGCCTCCGACAACCGATACGCCGACGTCAACTCCTACCGTGAGCGCCGCAG TGACCTAATGGGTCCAGCGCCTGCGGTGGCGCCACAGGCAGGCACCGCCTATGGCCGTGGCGGTGGGGCAGCTCCGTATGGGGGCCCGCCGGCTGCGGTTGCTTCATATTCGGCAAGGGTGGGTGGACCGACATCGGGTCCAGGAGACTTTAATGGGTACCCGCCGTTCCAGCCCCCTTCCGAGCGGTTCAATATCGGCCAAGGTGGTGGTAATGGGAGCTTTGGTGGTAGAGCATCGAATGGTCATGTTGGTGGTGGAAGGGGTCGTGGTGgtattggtggtggtgggagaTTTGGTGGCGGTGGCAGGGGTTTTGATGGAGGCCGTGGTGGCGGTAGGAGCTTTGGTGGTATTCGTGGTGGAGGTGCGGGGTTTGGCGGTGGGCGTGGAGTTGGTGGAAGAGGAGGAGGTAGGCATGGTGGCTCGTCAAGAGGAGACTTGGATAATATTATGCTTCCCAAGCAAGATTTTGGAAACTTGGTACCTTTTGAGAAGAACTTCCATGCTGAAAGTCCTTCTGTGAGGGCAATGTCAGAACATGATGTTATGGTGTATCGTACGAGGCGGGAGATTACCACCGAAGGGCATGATATCCCAAAACCGATTCAGATGTTTGAGGATGCAAATTTCCCTG ATTACTGCCTAGAGGTGATTGCGAAATTGGGTTTTGTTGAACCAACACCAATTCAGGCTCAAGGATGGCCAATGGCATTAAAGGGTAGAGATTTAATTGGCATTGCCGAGACTGGTTCTGGTAAGACTTTGTCTTATCTGCTGCCGGCTGTGGTACATATCAGCGCACAGCCTCGGTTAG CTCAGGGAGAAGGTCCTATTGCGTTAGTATTAGCACCTACTCGAGAATTGGCAGTTCAAATTCAAGAGGAAGctttaaaatttagtttacgTTCCAATATTAGGAGTACTTGCATTTATGGTGGTGCTCCAAAAGGACCCCAAATACGCGATCTTAAAAGAg GGGTTGAGATTGTGATAGCTACGCCTGGCCGACTGATAGATATGTTGGAAGCTCAGCATACAAATTTGCGAAGAGTGACTTACCTAGTTTTAGATGAGGCTGATAGGATGTTGGACATGGGATTTGAGCCGCAGATAAGGAAAATTGTTTCTCAA ACCCGACCAGATCGGCAGACATTGTATTGGAGTGCCACGTGGCCAAGGGAGGTTGAAAGTTTGGCAAGGCAGTTTTTACGTAACCCATATAAG GTAATCATTGGATCAGCAAGCCTTAAAGCAAACCAATCCATAAACCAAGTTGTTGAAGTTGTGACGGAGGTGGAGAAATACAATAG GCTGATCAAATTGCTCAAAGAAGCGATGGTTGGGAGCCGAATGCTGATTTTTGTGGAGACGAAAAAGGGATGCGACCACGTTACTAAACAATTGAGGATGGATGGATGGCCAGCTCTATCCATCCACGGTGATAAAAACCAGGCCGAAAGAGACTGGGTCTTGGCTGAGTTTAAAAGTGGCAGGAATCCTATAATGACTGCCACTGATGTGGCTGCACGGGGTCTTG ATGTGAAGGACATAAAATGTGTGATCAATTATGATTTTCCATCAAGCCTTGAGGATTATGTTCACAGGATTGGACGAACTGGACGTGCAGGAGCAGCAGGAACTGCTTTAACTTTTTTCACGCACGCAAATGCAAAATTCACTAGGGATCTAATCAAGATTCTTCAAGAAGCAGGTCAGGTTGTGAGCCCTGCATTGGCTGCAATGGCCCGATCAAGTGGTAGTTTCGGAG GATCCGGTGGGAACTTCCGCAATGGAGGACGAGGAGGGTTTGGGAACCGGGGCGTGATTTCTGGTTCAAATACTGTTCCTATCGGGTACAAGAGACCATGGTAG